Proteins encoded within one genomic window of Nonomuraea gerenzanensis:
- a CDS encoding peptidoglycan recognition protein family protein, whose translation MPWLTQLADIARRTGFPVTEVGGWQSRGHGPQPSVEGVVCHHTAGWNDRHIVVHGRPGLDGPLSHIWLQHTGRIWVVAAGRCWHNAPSTSPHHMNSTSIGIEAENDGRTPWPDVQIDAYEALCAELCREFGLPPSRVKAHREVNTGKPDPHSINMTHFRERVAALIKSPGAPTKQEEDVPEVISLGAGEDQEAPAGGELAVRWHTEYTDDPPGHNADGVAVMAKAARWCIVDGLVKIRGLKPGTEIDVAWSRYSRDGKTFEDDAWRLSFRADANGRVEESVGGQFALNTKNQLRLRIINPTDAAAVVEKVTMAKLAMFNR comes from the coding sequence ATGCCATGGCTGACGCAGCTCGCCGACATCGCCCGCCGGACGGGCTTCCCAGTGACGGAGGTGGGAGGCTGGCAGAGTCGCGGGCACGGACCGCAGCCCTCCGTGGAGGGGGTGGTCTGCCACCACACCGCCGGGTGGAATGACCGGCACATCGTTGTCCACGGCCGCCCCGGACTCGATGGGCCACTGTCGCATATATGGCTGCAGCACACCGGCCGAATCTGGGTCGTCGCCGCAGGCCGGTGCTGGCACAACGCGCCGAGCACCAGTCCGCACCACATGAACTCGACGAGCATCGGCATCGAGGCCGAGAACGACGGTCGCACGCCATGGCCCGACGTGCAGATCGACGCCTACGAAGCGCTGTGCGCGGAGCTCTGCCGAGAGTTCGGCCTGCCGCCCTCGCGGGTGAAGGCCCACAGGGAGGTCAACACCGGCAAGCCGGACCCTCACTCCATCAACATGACCCACTTCCGGGAGCGCGTGGCCGCACTGATCAAGAGTCCCGGAGCCCCGACCAAGCAGGAGGAAGACGTGCCCGAGGTCATCTCTCTGGGTGCCGGTGAGGACCAGGAGGCCCCGGCCGGCGGCGAGCTGGCGGTGCGCTGGCACACCGAGTACACCGACGACCCGCCCGGCCACAACGCGGACGGAGTCGCCGTCATGGCCAAGGCCGCGCGTTGGTGCATCGTGGACGGCCTGGTGAAGATCCGCGGGCTGAAGCCCGGTACGGAGATCGACGTGGCCTGGTCTCGCTACTCGCGCGACGGCAAGACGTTCGAGGACGACGCCTGGCGGCTGTCCTTCCGCGCCGACGCCAACGGGCGGGTGGAGGAGTCCGTGGGCGGCCAGTTCGCGCTCAACACCAAGAACCAGCTCCGGCTCCGGATCATTAACCCGACCGACGCTGCGGCGGTAGTCGAGAAGGTGACCATGGCCAAGCTCGCGATGTTCAACCGCTGA
- a CDS encoding glycine hydroxymethyltransferase, with translation MALPAEPADSLAFTAALDLITKVEPRVAEAIRQELQDQRESLKLIASENYASPAVLAAMGNWLSDKYAEGTIGRRFYAGCRNVDTVEQIAAEHATALFGAAHAYVQPHSGIDANLVAFWAVLAQRVEAPALARAQARHVNDLSDSDWEELRRDLGNQRMLGMSLDAGGHLTHGFRPNISGKMFHQASYGTDPATGLLDYDQVRAKAREFRPLILIAGYSAYPRKINFRIMREIADEVGATLMVDMAHFAGLVAGKVFTGDFDPIPHAHIVTTTTHKTLRGPRGGMVLCQSELADQVDRGCPMVLGGPLPHVMAAKAVALAEARTPDFARYAEAVVANAQALAEGLRRRDVTLVTGGTDNHLVLLDVSPFGLTGRQAEAALLDAGVVTNRNAIPRDPAGAWYTSGIRLGTPALTTRGLNQADMDRIAHLIHTVLASTQPATTPDGKTSPAKYTLDAKIRDQVSEEAADLMAGYPLYPAISIS, from the coding sequence ATGGCCCTGCCTGCTGAGCCCGCCGACTCGCTCGCCTTCACCGCCGCGCTGGACCTCATCACGAAGGTCGAACCGCGCGTCGCCGAAGCAATCCGGCAAGAACTCCAGGACCAGCGTGAAAGCCTCAAGCTGATCGCCAGCGAGAACTACGCCTCACCCGCCGTCCTGGCCGCGATGGGCAACTGGCTGAGCGACAAGTACGCCGAAGGCACCATCGGCCGCCGCTTCTACGCCGGATGCCGCAACGTCGATACCGTCGAGCAGATCGCCGCCGAACACGCCACCGCCCTGTTCGGCGCCGCTCACGCCTACGTGCAGCCGCACTCTGGCATCGACGCCAACCTGGTCGCGTTCTGGGCCGTGCTCGCCCAGCGCGTCGAAGCGCCGGCCCTGGCCCGCGCCCAAGCCCGTCACGTCAACGACCTGTCCGACAGCGACTGGGAAGAACTGCGCCGCGACCTCGGCAATCAGCGGATGCTCGGCATGAGCCTCGACGCCGGCGGCCACCTGACCCACGGGTTCCGGCCCAACATCAGCGGCAAGATGTTCCACCAGGCCAGCTACGGCACCGACCCCGCCACCGGCCTGCTCGACTACGACCAGGTGCGCGCCAAGGCCCGCGAGTTCCGGCCGCTCATCCTCATCGCAGGCTATTCCGCCTACCCCAGGAAGATTAACTTCCGAATCATGAGGGAGATCGCCGACGAGGTCGGAGCCACCCTCATGGTGGACATGGCGCACTTCGCCGGCCTGGTCGCCGGGAAGGTCTTCACCGGCGACTTCGACCCGATCCCGCACGCCCACATCGTCACGACCACGACGCACAAGACCCTGCGCGGCCCCCGCGGCGGGATGGTGCTGTGCCAGTCCGAGCTGGCCGACCAGGTTGATCGCGGCTGCCCGATGGTGCTCGGCGGGCCGCTCCCGCACGTCATGGCCGCCAAGGCGGTCGCCTTGGCCGAAGCACGCACGCCCGACTTCGCCCGCTACGCCGAGGCCGTCGTCGCCAACGCCCAGGCGCTTGCCGAGGGCCTGCGGCGAAGGGACGTCACCCTGGTCACCGGCGGTACCGACAACCACCTCGTGCTGCTCGACGTCTCCCCCTTCGGGCTGACCGGACGGCAGGCCGAAGCCGCCCTGCTCGACGCGGGCGTGGTCACCAACCGCAACGCCATCCCGCGCGACCCCGCCGGCGCCTGGTACACCTCCGGCATCCGTCTCGGCACTCCCGCCCTGACCACCCGCGGCCTCAACCAGGCCGACATGGACCGCATCGCCCACCTGATCCACACGGTGTTGGCCAGCACGCAGCCCGCCACCACGCCCGACGGCAAGACTTCGCCAGCCAAGTACACCCTGGATGCGAAGATCCGCGACCAAGTCAGCGAGGAGGCAGCCGACCTGATGGCCGGATATCCGCTCTACCCGGCCATCAGCATCAGCTGA
- a CDS encoding putative quinol monooxygenase: MILYRVAVTVDPGHLQRAHRLFAELVDASRQVPGVIDFDILQDPADPHRFVSIEVYADEDAVERQGKLPQLQAVMDAFQTLLIIGPKGTRFVVLASEPWP; encoded by the coding sequence ATGATCCTGTACCGCGTGGCCGTCACGGTGGACCCTGGCCACCTGCAGCGCGCTCATCGGCTATTCGCCGAGTTGGTCGATGCCAGCCGCCAAGTGCCAGGAGTGATCGACTTCGACATCCTGCAAGACCCTGCCGATCCCCACCGCTTCGTGTCGATCGAGGTCTACGCCGACGAAGACGCGGTAGAACGTCAGGGCAAGCTGCCGCAGCTCCAAGCAGTGATGGACGCCTTCCAGACGCTGCTGATCATCGGGCCGAAGGGAACGAGGTTCGTCGTGCTGGCCAGTGAGCCGTGGCCGTAG
- a CDS encoding phytanoyl-CoA dioxygenase family protein produces MPTTTFVIHNADVTRPDRTCTTMLTQQEEDTFVRQGVVVPDNRIPDGLLDLLREAIDQQVAAHFPSPGDKTYDKEFAGQYVRDPHKQDPRIAMIPLQSFGLADTVRCLLGPRIVLRNSNVRVTRPRTGDGTVWHTDYRPHTSPPSRLVSAPTVITCLIYLDAADDQTGPLLVVPSSHHRHDQPPATDDTFDDQVMIRIEPGQIVLMNAALWHRGGANHSEQTRRLLTLQLSSIFMPEFNFEPSLPSAAYQRVLEQARTREDEPLLELLGHGGLNPLSARY; encoded by the coding sequence ATGCCCACCACCACGTTCGTCATCCACAACGCCGACGTCACCCGGCCCGACCGGACCTGCACCACGATGCTCACCCAGCAGGAGGAAGACACCTTCGTCCGTCAAGGTGTCGTCGTCCCCGACAACCGCATTCCTGACGGCCTGCTCGACCTGCTGCGCGAGGCGATCGACCAGCAGGTGGCCGCCCACTTCCCCTCACCCGGCGACAAGACGTACGACAAGGAGTTCGCCGGGCAGTACGTCCGTGACCCGCACAAGCAGGACCCGCGGATCGCCATGATCCCGCTGCAGTCCTTCGGCCTGGCCGACACCGTCCGCTGCCTGCTCGGCCCCCGGATCGTGCTGCGCAACTCGAACGTGCGCGTCACCCGCCCCCGGACCGGGGACGGAACCGTGTGGCACACCGACTACCGGCCCCACACCTCACCACCGTCACGCCTGGTGTCCGCACCCACCGTGATCACCTGCCTGATCTACCTCGACGCGGCGGATGACCAGACCGGCCCGCTGCTGGTGGTGCCGAGCAGCCACCACCGTCACGACCAGCCACCGGCGACGGACGACACCTTCGACGACCAGGTCATGATCCGCATCGAGCCTGGCCAGATCGTGCTGATGAACGCCGCCCTGTGGCACCGCGGCGGCGCCAACCACAGTGAGCAGACGCGCCGCCTGCTCACTCTGCAACTGTCGTCGATCTTCATGCCGGAGTTCAACTTCGAGCCCAGTCTCCCCTCGGCCGCCTATCAACGGGTGCTCGAACAGGCGCGCACGCGCGAGGACGAGCCGCTGCTGGAACTGCTCGGCCACGGCGGGCTCAATCCGCTCAGCGCCCGCTACTGA
- a CDS encoding class I SAM-dependent methyltransferase: protein MDPFIAHPYYIPSGPPRPWVRTLMRWIGWREVTMGAEPYRGLADDYHTLLGDLAEHTWRVGILPEAVSTRPRPSAVVVDLGAGTGIGGRLLATHLPQLTRIGVDRSAAMLAQAADAYEHTLLSSIDVLPLSDESADLMVSGFDTLNYLPIPALGQCLREVARCLRPGGRLIADLSSPHLLRCHWRDHNDVQEFRDGTVHWHHRYDPERDRCVSVVERRDAAHATCWRETHTQYAVDADQLHDLADAAGMHVERVRDLESDRYNPATFTHVWTLRKKAR from the coding sequence TTGGACCCGTTCATCGCCCACCCCTACTACATCCCCAGCGGCCCGCCACGGCCATGGGTCCGAACGCTGATGCGCTGGATCGGCTGGAGAGAGGTGACCATGGGGGCAGAGCCCTACAGAGGGCTCGCCGACGACTATCACACACTGCTCGGTGACCTGGCCGAACACACCTGGCGCGTCGGCATCCTGCCCGAGGCCGTAAGCACCCGGCCGCGCCCGTCCGCGGTGGTCGTCGATCTCGGGGCGGGGACCGGCATCGGTGGCCGGCTCCTCGCCACCCACCTGCCCCAACTCACGCGCATCGGCGTGGACCGCTCGGCGGCGATGCTCGCCCAGGCCGCTGATGCCTACGAGCACACCCTGCTCTCCTCCATCGACGTCCTGCCGCTGAGCGACGAGTCAGCCGACCTGATGGTGTCCGGATTCGACACCCTCAACTACCTGCCCATCCCGGCACTCGGCCAGTGCCTACGCGAGGTGGCACGCTGCCTGCGGCCGGGCGGCCGGCTCATCGCCGACTTGTCCTCTCCGCACCTGCTGCGCTGCCACTGGCGCGACCACAACGACGTGCAGGAATTCAGAGACGGCACCGTGCACTGGCACCACCGCTACGACCCCGAGCGCGACCGGTGCGTCAGCGTCGTCGAACGCCGCGACGCTGCCCACGCGACCTGCTGGCGCGAGACCCACACCCAGTACGCGGTGGACGCCGACCAGCTACACGACCTGGCCGACGCAGCAGGCATGCACGTGGAACGCGTCCGCGACCTGGAGAGCGACCGCTACAACCCTGCCACGTTCACCCACGTGTGGACTCTGCGGAAGAAGGCGAGGTAG
- a CDS encoding SAM-dependent methyltransferase — protein MSVSRMAPHDAAGGGRYDFTKPSIARVWDFATGGKDNLPPDRDVLDALEQTAGQIRTAARAQVEFVTRATRVIAKEHGIRQWLNLGCGLPPQNGETTYDTAVQHHKGTRVVYVDNDRHVAVHGRALLDIPGAAGLIEGDAWDVDAVLRHEATRSLLDPGQPVGIIATALAHFAPDEQKPASILRRYMAHFPSGYFIFSHARDDLLRSEERAKMIADYKATADIYPRSLDVIGSMFLGGLELLEPGLVEASAWRPDIAMPLDVGRAHFVAAVAAFGRSMAVAS, from the coding sequence ATGAGCGTCAGCAGGATGGCTCCCCACGATGCGGCCGGTGGAGGCCGCTACGACTTCACCAAACCGTCCATCGCCCGCGTCTGGGACTTCGCCACGGGCGGCAAGGACAACCTCCCTCCGGACCGGGATGTGCTGGACGCACTGGAGCAGACCGCGGGACAGATCCGCACGGCCGCCCGCGCGCAGGTGGAGTTCGTCACCCGCGCCACCAGGGTGATCGCCAAGGAGCACGGCATCCGCCAGTGGCTGAACCTGGGGTGTGGTCTCCCGCCGCAGAACGGCGAGACCACGTACGACACAGCCGTTCAGCACCACAAGGGGACACGCGTCGTTTACGTGGACAACGACCGGCACGTGGCGGTCCACGGGCGGGCGCTGCTCGACATCCCCGGCGCGGCCGGCCTGATCGAGGGCGATGCCTGGGACGTGGACGCCGTGCTCAGGCACGAGGCGACGAGGAGCCTGCTCGACCCGGGCCAGCCCGTGGGGATCATCGCCACGGCGCTCGCGCATTTCGCGCCGGACGAGCAGAAGCCAGCCAGCATCTTGCGTCGCTACATGGCGCATTTTCCGTCCGGATACTTCATCTTCAGCCACGCCCGGGACGATCTCCTGAGGTCGGAGGAGCGGGCCAAGATGATCGCGGACTACAAGGCGACGGCCGACATCTATCCCCGCTCCCTGGATGTGATTGGATCCATGTTCCTCGGCGGCCTCGAACTCCTTGAGCCGGGCCTGGTGGAGGCCTCCGCCTGGAGACCTGATATTGCGATGCCGCTCGACGTTGGCCGCGCTCACTTCGTCGCCGCGGTGGCGGCGTTCGGCCGATCCATGGCGGTGGCGTCGTGA